The window ACTCACTAATACCATTATGCCTGTAGATATGTGGATGGGTATGATATAATGCGTGAATAATTGTATACAATCACTAAAATTTCAGGGTAAATATTCTTTGAAAATTGTATATAATATATAAGAAAGCTATTGACATATTGGATCATTCATTATATATTAATGGCATAGTCCAATGTAATATTTTGGTTTCAATCGTGACTAAAACAATAAGGGATTTTATAATCCATTTAAATCTCTTGAAGAGTAACCGGAGGTCAAAAATGAATGGTAAAAAAATAGTCTTAGGTGTTATAGGGGCAGATGTACATGCTATAGGTAATAAAATACTAGCTTATGCCTTTGAAGAAGCAGGTTTTAAAGTGATCAATCTAGGTGTTATGGTAGCTCAGGAGGAATTTATTAAGGCAGCTATTGAAACAGGTGCTGATGCTATTTTGGTATCCTCATTATATGGTCATGGCGAGTTGGATTGTCGTGGTCTTCGAGAAAAATGTGAAGAATCAGGTATTGGTGACATTCTATTATACGTAGGTGGTAACTTAGTTGTTGGTAAAGCAGACTTTGAAGATGTCAAGGCAAAGTTTTTGGAGATGGGCTTTAATAAAGTATATCCTCCAGGAACACTTCCAGATGTTGCAATTTCCGACTTGAACGAGGATTTAGGAGTGAGTGATGAATGAAGGTAGTGCTCCTCATTGATTTTGGTAGTACATATACCAAAGTAACAGCTGTGGATTTTGATGAAGAAGTGATTATAGGTTCGGCTAGAGCATTTACAACCATTGAGACGGATATAAATGATGGGCTTGAAGGGGCCATTGCTCAGTTAAAGAAAAAATATGGTCATATGGACATACATGAAATGTTTGCTTGCAGCAGTGCTGCTGGTGGGCTTCGTATGATTGCTATTGGTCTTGTACCTGATTTGACTGCAGAAGCTGCCAAGCGAGCAGCACTTAGTGCAGGTGCTAAGGTGATGAACGTTTTTTCTTATGAACTGAATGAGCAAGAGAGAAAAGAAATTGATGCACTGAAACCAGACATTATTCTGTTAACAGGTGGGACAGATGGTGGAAATAAAGATGTTATTCTACATAACGCCAAAGTTGTTGCAGAGCTTCAGTCCAATGCTCCTGTTATTGTAGCTGGCAACAAATCCGTACAAGAACAAGTGATGGACATACTAAAAGAGAAAGAGGTAACCTTATGTGAGAATGTAATGCCTGAGCTAGATGTACTGAATATTACATCAGCTAGATTAGCCATCCGAGATGTGTTTTTAAGAAAAATTGTCTATGCAAAAGGTTTATCCCGTGTGCAAGAGCTCATTCAAGGCATACTTATGCCAACACCTTCAGCCGTACTTAAGGCTGCAAAAACCTTAAGCCTTGGAACTAAGAACCAGAAGGGGTGGGGCGATCTCATTGTGGTGGATGTGGGTGGTGCTACAACGGACATACATTCTATAGCAGAGGGACTGCCAAGCAAAGGTGGGGTCTTGTTAAAAGGTCTGCAAGAGCCTTTGGTAAAACGTACTGTTGAGGGTGATCTAGGTGTTCGGTACAGTGCACATGCACTTATAGAAACCTGTGGTATACAGGACATGGAGAAGATAACCGGTTTATCCAAAGAACGAATCATTACTTATCTGGATAAAATCAAACATAATCCAGAGTATTATTCCGATGAAGATGACGATTTTAAGACCTTTGATTTTGGTCTTGCATCGCTAGCCGTAAGAGATGCTGTACACCGACATGTAGGGCGGTTAGAAACCCACTATACACCTTTTGGTGCCACATACCTTCAAACAGGCAAGGACCTTACAGAACTTCGAAAAATAATTGGAACAGGTGGTTCCATTATACATTGTGATTGCATTCAAAAAGTACTTGAACAGGCTCTTTTTGATCCCACTGACCCAACAGTACTTCGACCCATGCAAAGTGATTATTATATTGATCATAAATATATTTTAGCAGCTATGGGATTACTAGCTGAACATTATCCCGATAAAGCATTAAATATCATGAAGAAAGAAATAAAACTAATTTCTAGAGGTGAATAAAATGGAATTGAAGAATAAAAAGTTAGAGGATGAACTTTTTAACAGCATCAGACAGGACGTATTATTACAGTGGTCAACAGGCAACGATGTGGATTTTGATGAAGCAGTGGCTTATCATAAAGAAATTCCTAAGCATAAGGTTTTTTCGGATAAACTGATAGAAGCCAAAGAACAAGGTAACACATTGATTCAACCCCGGGCAGGTGTTGCACTGGTGGATAAACATATTGAGCTTTTGAACTACTTGGTGAATGAAGGCGAAGCAGACCTTCTTCCAACAACCATTGATAGTTATACAAGGCACAACCGATACCATGAAGCAGAAGAAGGTATTAATGAAAGCCGAAAAGCAGGTCGCTCTTTATTGAATGGTTTTCCAGCCGTTAATCATGGTATATCTTTATGCCGAAAAGTAAATGAATCCGTCAATGTACCGGTACAAGTAAGACACGGTACACCCGATGCAAGATTACTGACAGAAGTGACCATTGCAGGAGGCTTTACATCCTATGAAGGTGGCGGTATCTCTTATAATATTCCCTATTCAAAGAATATACCTCTAGACAAAACCATCTATGACTGGCAGTATGTGGACCGTTTGATAGGTAAGTACGAGGAAGCGGGCATCACCATTAACCGTGAGCCTTTTGGACCATTAACAGGGACCCTTGTGCCGCCTTGTATCTCCCATAGTGTAGCCATTATTGAAAGTCTTCTTGCAGCCGAGCAGGGTGTAAAAAATATAACAGTGGGTTATGGACAATGTGGTAACCTGATTCAAGATATAGCAGCTATTCGTACGCTAGAAAGTCTTACGGAAGAGTATCTTCATAAGTTTGGTTATGAAGACGTTGTGGTAACAACCGTTCTTCATCAATGGATGGGTGGTTTCCCACAAGATGAATCCAAGGCATTTGGCGTGATTTCATGGGGAGCAGCTACGGCGGCATTAGCTGGTGCCACAAAGGTGATTGTCAAAACACCTCATGAAGCCATGGGTGTGCCAACAAAAGAAGCCAATGCCAGTGGGATTAAAGCAACAAAACAATTAGTGACCATGTTACGTGACCAGCAGATGGTATCTATCAGTGACTTAAAACTTGAAAAAGACATGATTATGGCAGAGACACGTTGTATCGTAGATAAAACCCTTGAATTGGGAGATGGTGATTTAGCTGAAGGTACCATTCGGGCTTTTCAAGCAGGTGTTATTGATATTCCATTTGCACCTAGCCGACAGAATGCAGGTAAAGTGTTCCCTGCTCGTGATAACACAGGAGCGGTACGTTTCCTAGAATGCGCGCATTTACCTTTTACACAAGACATTAAATCTTATCATCATGATAAGATGAAAGAACGGGCAGACTATGAAAAAAGGGATATGAGCTTTCAGATGGTGATTGATGATATCTATGCGATTGGGAAAGGTAAGTTAGTGGGACGACCAAGATAAAAAATACAATCACTTATGGTACAAGAGAAAGGGAATAAAATATGAAAATAGTTGATGTCATCCTATCAAAAGGTAAAACAGGTTTTTTCTTCGATGACCAAAGAGCCATTAAAAAACATGCTGTTCCAAACGGGGCATCTTATAGCGGTATGCCCATTACACAAGGCTTTGAATCCATTCGACAGGCAGGAGAGGCTATTTCAGTTATGCTGTTATTAGAAGATGGGCAGATTGCCCATGGGGATTGTGCTGCCGTTCAATATTCAGGAGCAGGAGGAAGAGACCCGTTATTTCTTGCAAAAGATTACATACCGATTATCGAAAAGTACTTAAAACCAATCCTGATTGGGAAAGAGCTCCATTCTTTTCGTGACTTAGCAGAAGAGATTGACCACTATGTGATGCCAACAACAGGTAAGCCATTGCACACTGCCATTCGTTACGGTATGACACAGGCTATCTTGGACGGGGTAGCTAAGAGTAAAAAAAGACTCATGGCAGAAGTGGTTGCAGAAGAATATGGGACAGCGATGACAAAAGAAGAAATCCCTATATTCATGCAATCAGGTGATGACCGTTATAATAATGTGGATAAAATGATTTTAAAAGAAGCGGATGTGTTACCCCATGGTTTGATTAACAACGTGGAGTTAAAACTTGGAAAAGAAGGGGAACTCCTTAAGAAATATATTGCTTGGCTTCGAGATCGTGTGGGTGAAATTAGTCAAGATGCTGTTTATCAACCCATCTTGCATTTAGATGTCTATGGGACCATTGGTATGATTTTTGATTACGATATGGATAGAATGGTCGCTTATATGAAAGAATTAGAAGAGGCAGCGTATCCATTAAAGCTACGTATTGAAGGACCTATGGACATGGAAGAGCGGACAGCTCAGATGGAAGCATTAAGAGAGATGTGCCAGCGTCTCGATGCTCAAAACATACAAGTGGAAATTGTAGCTGACGAATGGTGTAATACCTTTGATGATATAAAATATTTTGCTGATAATGGAGCAGGCCATATGATTCAGATTAAAACACCGGATCTAGGGGGCATCAATAATACCATAGAAGCTGTACTCTATTGTAACAAAAAAGGTATTGGCGCATACCAAGGCGGTACGTGTAACGAGACAGACCGTTCTTCACAAGTCTGTGTTCACTTGGCTATGGCAACGAAACCTGTACAGATTCTAGCGAAACCAGGCATGGGTGTTGACGAAGGTTATATGATTGTGTTTAATGAAATGCAGCGCATCTTAGCTGTACGTAAAATGAGAGAAAGGATAGAATAGGATGAAAGAATTAAGAGTGTTATCCCCAACGGCCATATTGGGATACGGATTTCCTATGGCATCTTTTGAAGAAGGCATGAAGCGAAAACCCCATGTCATCGCAGTGGATGCAGGGTCAACGGACCCTGGACCTTATTATCTAGGTGCAGGCATATCGTTTACAGATGCCACAGCAGTAAAACGTGATCTATCCATCATGATTGAAGCAGCTATGAAAGAAGACATTCCTGTGATTATCGGAACGGCAGGCGGGGCAGGCGGTGAGCCTCATTTACAAGAAGTTGTTGACATCATTAAGGCTATTGCTGCTGAAAAAAAGTTAACGTTTAAAATGGCTGTCATCCATGCTGAGATTGATAAAGAGATGGTAGCTAAGAAATTGGCAGATGGTAAAGTAAGTCCTCTTCACCCAGCACCTGAATTAACAGAAGGCGAGCTAGAGGAAACAGAGAGAATCGTTGGGCAAATGGGGCTTGAACCCATAATCAAAGCCCTTGAT is drawn from Vallitalea pronyensis and contains these coding sequences:
- the glmL gene encoding methylaspartate mutase accessory protein GlmL translates to MKVVLLIDFGSTYTKVTAVDFDEEVIIGSARAFTTIETDINDGLEGAIAQLKKKYGHMDIHEMFACSSAAGGLRMIAIGLVPDLTAEAAKRAALSAGAKVMNVFSYELNEQERKEIDALKPDIILLTGGTDGGNKDVILHNAKVVAELQSNAPVIVAGNKSVQEQVMDILKEKEVTLCENVMPELDVLNITSARLAIRDVFLRKIVYAKGLSRVQELIQGILMPTPSAVLKAAKTLSLGTKNQKGWGDLIVVDVGGATTDIHSIAEGLPSKGGVLLKGLQEPLVKRTVEGDLGVRYSAHALIETCGIQDMEKITGLSKERIITYLDKIKHNPEYYSDEDDDFKTFDFGLASLAVRDAVHRHVGRLETHYTPFGATYLQTGKDLTELRKIIGTGGSIIHCDCIQKVLEQALFDPTDPTVLRPMQSDYYIDHKYILAAMGLLAEHYPDKALNIMKKEIKLISRGE
- a CDS encoding methylaspartate mutase subunit E; the encoded protein is MELKNKKLEDELFNSIRQDVLLQWSTGNDVDFDEAVAYHKEIPKHKVFSDKLIEAKEQGNTLIQPRAGVALVDKHIELLNYLVNEGEADLLPTTIDSYTRHNRYHEAEEGINESRKAGRSLLNGFPAVNHGISLCRKVNESVNVPVQVRHGTPDARLLTEVTIAGGFTSYEGGGISYNIPYSKNIPLDKTIYDWQYVDRLIGKYEEAGITINREPFGPLTGTLVPPCISHSVAIIESLLAAEQGVKNITVGYGQCGNLIQDIAAIRTLESLTEEYLHKFGYEDVVVTTVLHQWMGGFPQDESKAFGVISWGAATAALAGATKVIVKTPHEAMGVPTKEANASGIKATKQLVTMLRDQQMVSISDLKLEKDMIMAETRCIVDKTLELGDGDLAEGTIRAFQAGVIDIPFAPSRQNAGKVFPARDNTGAVRFLECAHLPFTQDIKSYHHDKMKERADYEKRDMSFQMVIDDIYAIGKGKLVGRPR
- the glmS gene encoding methylaspartate mutase subunit S is translated as MNGKKIVLGVIGADVHAIGNKILAYAFEEAGFKVINLGVMVAQEEFIKAAIETGADAILVSSLYGHGELDCRGLREKCEESGIGDILLYVGGNLVVGKADFEDVKAKFLEMGFNKVYPPGTLPDVAISDLNEDLGVSDE
- a CDS encoding methylaspartate ammonia-lyase; the encoded protein is MKIVDVILSKGKTGFFFDDQRAIKKHAVPNGASYSGMPITQGFESIRQAGEAISVMLLLEDGQIAHGDCAAVQYSGAGGRDPLFLAKDYIPIIEKYLKPILIGKELHSFRDLAEEIDHYVMPTTGKPLHTAIRYGMTQAILDGVAKSKKRLMAEVVAEEYGTAMTKEEIPIFMQSGDDRYNNVDKMILKEADVLPHGLINNVELKLGKEGELLKKYIAWLRDRVGEISQDAVYQPILHLDVYGTIGMIFDYDMDRMVAYMKELEEAAYPLKLRIEGPMDMEERTAQMEALREMCQRLDAQNIQVEIVADEWCNTFDDIKYFADNGAGHMIQIKTPDLGGINNTIEAVLYCNKKGIGAYQGGTCNETDRSSQVCVHLAMATKPVQILAKPGMGVDEGYMIVFNEMQRILAVRKMRERIE